From the genome of Streptomyces sp. NBC_01116, one region includes:
- a CDS encoding crotonase/enoyl-CoA hydratase family protein, whose product MGGTEHLTVRREGATLVLTLNRPQARNALSLPMLVGLYDGWLAADADDTVRSVVLTGAGGAFCAGMDLKALAGGGMEGEEYRDRMAADPDLHWKAMLRHHRPRKPVIAAVEGACVAGGTEILQGTDIRVAGAGATFGLFEVRRGLFPIGGSTVRLPRQIPRTHALEMLLTGRPYTAEEAAAIGLIGRVVPDGTALEEALAVAERVNACGPLAVEAVKASVYEGAELTESEALAAELKRGWPVFATEDAKEGARAFAEKRPPVYRRA is encoded by the coding sequence ATGGGCGGTACGGAACACCTCACCGTGCGGCGTGAAGGCGCCACGCTGGTGCTCACCTTGAACAGACCACAGGCCAGGAACGCGTTGTCGCTGCCGATGCTCGTCGGCCTGTACGACGGTTGGCTCGCGGCCGACGCAGACGACACGGTCCGCTCCGTCGTCCTGACCGGCGCGGGCGGCGCGTTCTGCGCCGGCATGGACCTCAAGGCCCTGGCGGGCGGCGGCATGGAGGGGGAGGAGTACCGGGACCGGATGGCGGCCGACCCGGACCTCCACTGGAAGGCGATGCTGCGCCACCACCGCCCGCGCAAGCCGGTGATCGCCGCCGTGGAGGGCGCCTGTGTCGCGGGCGGCACCGAGATCCTCCAGGGCACCGACATCCGCGTCGCCGGAGCGGGAGCCACCTTCGGGCTCTTCGAGGTCCGCCGGGGCCTCTTCCCGATCGGCGGCTCCACCGTCCGGCTGCCCCGTCAGATCCCCCGCACCCACGCCCTCGAAATGCTCCTCACCGGCCGCCCGTACACCGCCGAGGAGGCCGCCGCCATCGGGCTGATCGGCAGGGTCGTGCCCGACGGAACCGCACTGGAGGAGGCCCTCGCCGTCGCCGAGCGGGTCAACGCCTGCGGGCCGCTCGCCGTCGAGGCCGTCAAGGCCTCGGTCTACGAGGGCGCCGAGCTGACCGAGAGCGAGGCGCTGGCCGCCGAACTCAAACGCGGCTGGCCCGTGTTCGCCACCGAGGACGCCAAGGAGGGCGCGCGCGCCTTCGCGGAGAAGCGCCCGCCCGTCTACCGGCGCGCCTGA
- a CDS encoding acyl-CoA synthetase gives MEYNLADLFESVVDAVPDREALLYVDHPGTGAERRLTYAELDAAANRIAHHLIDAGIRPGEHLGLHLYNGVEYLQTVLGALKARIVPVNVNYRYVEEELVYLYRDADLAALVFDGEFDERVAAAAPQAPGLRRLIRVGPAPAAPPAAAPAVPVVPFTEAEASGSAGRGFAPRSADDQFIIYTGGTTGMPKGVMWRQEDLFFSGLGGGAPTGDPVKSPRELAERVAAGGDGITFFPTPPLMHGTSTLTAFIGFNFGQRVVVHRKFVPAEVLRTIEREKVTSVSLVGDAMLLPLIDCLKGPSRGTDCSSLFSVSSSGAIMSDSVRAEFQALVPTVMLLNNFGSSESGFNGTATADSGPEKGFRVQVNARTAVVDPVTYEPVAPGEPGRIAQRGHVPLGYYNDPAKTADTFFRRGEERWVLLGDMATVDADGIVTVLGRGSQCINTGGEKVYPEEVEQALKAHPDVYDALVAGVPDERWGNRVAAVVQLRTDAGALTLEGVQAHCRTRLAGYKVPRALVLADRIRRSPSGKADYRWAKAVAAGTERP, from the coding sequence GTGGAGTACAACCTTGCCGACCTGTTCGAATCGGTCGTCGACGCGGTGCCCGACCGCGAGGCGCTCCTGTACGTCGACCACCCCGGTACGGGCGCGGAGCGGCGGCTCACGTACGCGGAACTGGACGCCGCCGCCAACCGGATCGCCCACCACCTGATCGACGCGGGGATCCGGCCGGGCGAGCACCTGGGGCTGCACCTCTACAACGGGGTCGAATACCTTCAGACGGTACTGGGGGCCCTCAAGGCGCGGATCGTTCCGGTGAACGTCAACTACCGATATGTCGAGGAGGAGTTGGTCTATCTCTACCGGGACGCGGATCTGGCGGCACTGGTCTTCGACGGCGAGTTCGACGAGCGGGTCGCGGCGGCCGCCCCGCAGGCCCCGGGCCTGCGCCGACTGATCCGGGTGGGGCCCGCTCCCGCCGCTCCCCCCGCCGCGGCCCCGGCCGTGCCGGTCGTTCCGTTCACCGAGGCCGAGGCGTCGGGCTCGGCCGGGCGCGGTTTCGCCCCGCGCTCCGCCGACGACCAGTTCATCATCTACACCGGCGGCACGACCGGGATGCCGAAGGGCGTGATGTGGCGCCAGGAGGACCTCTTCTTCTCGGGCCTGGGCGGCGGAGCCCCGACCGGAGATCCGGTGAAATCGCCGCGCGAGCTGGCGGAACGCGTCGCCGCGGGCGGCGACGGGATCACCTTCTTCCCCACCCCGCCACTGATGCACGGCACGTCCACACTGACCGCGTTCATCGGCTTCAACTTCGGCCAACGGGTCGTTGTGCACCGGAAGTTCGTACCCGCCGAGGTGCTGAGGACGATCGAGAGGGAGAAGGTCACCAGCGTGTCGCTGGTGGGCGACGCGATGTTGCTCCCGCTGATCGACTGCCTGAAGGGGCCGTCGCGCGGGACGGACTGCTCGTCGCTGTTCTCCGTCTCCAGCTCCGGGGCGATCATGTCGGACTCGGTGCGGGCGGAGTTCCAGGCGCTCGTGCCGACCGTGATGCTGCTGAACAACTTCGGCTCGTCGGAGTCCGGTTTCAACGGCACGGCCACCGCCGACTCGGGGCCGGAGAAGGGCTTCCGGGTGCAGGTCAACGCCCGTACGGCCGTGGTCGATCCGGTGACGTACGAGCCGGTGGCCCCCGGCGAGCCGGGCCGCATCGCCCAGCGCGGACATGTCCCGCTCGGCTACTACAACGACCCGGCCAAGACCGCCGACACCTTCTTCCGCAGAGGCGAGGAGCGGTGGGTGCTGCTGGGCGACATGGCGACCGTGGACGCGGACGGCATCGTCACCGTGCTCGGCCGGGGCTCCCAGTGCATCAACACCGGGGGCGAGAAGGTGTATCCGGAGGAGGTCGAGCAGGCGCTCAAGGCCCATCCGGACGTGTACGACGCCCTCGTCGCGGGCGTGCCCGACGAGCGCTGGGGCAACCGGGTCGCCGCCGTGGTCCAACTGCGCACGGACGCTGGGGCGTTGACACTGGAGGGGGTGCAGGCGCACTGCCGCACCCGGCTCGCCGGCTACAAGGTCCCCCGCGCGCTGGTGCTCGCCGACCGGATCCGGCGCTCGCCGAGCGGCAAGGCGGACTACCGGTGGGCGAAAGCGGTGGCGGCGGGAACCGAGCGGCCCTGA
- a CDS encoding polyprenyl synthetase family protein: protein MGRRQPTEHSFGDPSRPAHKMGASHHTPSCEDARVVDSDVVDALLRTARAVLADRIDEAVRSDASFCEELARRVADFTLEGGKRMRPRLLWWGMRSCGAAETAAALRLGVALELVQSCALIHDDVMDRSRLRRGKPAVHIGLAERAGLSPDSERGSAFGTSAAVLAGDLALVWADDTVAETVLSAIQRRRIGALWRAMRTEMVAGQYLDLRGQVSGGSSVAQALRTACLKSASYSVERPLAIGAALAGADEPTTDALRSAGRCAGIAFQLRDDLLGVFGDPALTGKPSGDDIREGKSTYLLAVGRRRAEAAGDEGALAVLGRVTGNADLTEEDLADVRGVLEVTGARAHVERKAERLHDHAVRRLGQAVDVDAHGGRQLFGLLSAVSGGRTGHSATAGETHGSGTGAAGACPVLIATEGGHAG from the coding sequence ATGGGCCGTCGCCAGCCTACGGAACACTCGTTCGGCGATCCTTCGCGTCCGGCCCACAAGATGGGCGCCAGCCACCACACCCCGTCGTGCGAGGACGCCCGGGTCGTGGACTCGGACGTGGTCGACGCTCTCCTGCGCACCGCACGGGCGGTGCTGGCGGACCGGATCGACGAGGCGGTGCGGAGCGACGCCTCGTTCTGCGAGGAGCTGGCACGGCGGGTCGCCGACTTCACGCTGGAGGGCGGCAAGCGGATGCGGCCCCGTCTTCTGTGGTGGGGGATGCGCTCCTGCGGTGCGGCGGAGACCGCGGCCGCGCTGCGGCTCGGGGTGGCGCTGGAGCTGGTCCAGAGCTGCGCGCTGATCCACGACGATGTGATGGACCGCTCGCGGCTCCGCCGGGGGAAGCCGGCCGTGCACATCGGTCTGGCAGAACGTGCGGGCCTCTCGCCGGACTCCGAGCGGGGTTCCGCCTTCGGCACCTCGGCCGCCGTGCTGGCGGGTGATCTCGCACTGGTCTGGGCCGACGACACGGTGGCGGAGACCGTGCTGTCCGCCATCCAGCGTCGTCGGATCGGCGCCCTGTGGCGGGCCATGCGGACCGAGATGGTCGCCGGGCAGTACCTGGATCTGCGTGGCCAGGTCAGCGGTGGGTCATCAGTGGCGCAAGCCTTGCGGACCGCCTGTCTCAAGAGCGCTTCGTACTCCGTCGAGCGGCCGCTGGCGATCGGTGCCGCCCTGGCGGGCGCCGATGAGCCGACCACCGACGCTCTGCGCTCCGCGGGCCGGTGTGCCGGTATCGCGTTTCAGCTGCGGGACGATCTGCTCGGGGTCTTCGGCGACCCGGCGCTGACCGGCAAGCCCTCCGGAGACGATATCCGCGAGGGCAAGTCGACCTACCTGCTCGCTGTCGGCCGGAGGCGGGCCGAAGCGGCGGGCGACGAAGGAGCGCTGGCCGTTCTCGGCCGCGTCACCGGCAACGCCGATCTCACCGAGGAGGATCTCGCGGACGTACGCGGCGTGCTGGAGGTGACGGGGGCGCGCGCCCATGTGGAGCGGAAGGCGGAGCGCCTCCACGACCACGCCGTACGCCGTCTGGGCCAGGCCGTCGACGTGGACGCGCACGGCGGCCGCCAGCTGTTCGGTCTGCTGAGCGCGGTCTCCGGAGGGCGGACCGGCCACTCCGCCACCGCCGGCGAGACGCATGGCAGCGGCACCGGGGCGGCGGGCGCCTGTCCGGTCCTGATCGCGACCGAAGGAGGTCATGCCGGGTGA
- a CDS encoding phytoene desaturase, whose protein sequence is MITVKGPVDHVVVVGAGLAGLAAALHLLGAGRRVTVVEQEDVPGGRAGLLRSGGFRIDTGPTVLTMPDLVEEAFAAVGERMADRLELIPLAPAYRARFADGSQLDVHTDGAAMEAAVEEFAGARQAVGYRRLRSWLERLYRVQMRRFIDTNFDSPLQLAHPDLARLAALGGFGRLDARIGHFVSDERLRRVFSFQALYAGVPPARALAAYAVIAYMDTVAGVYFPRGGMHALPRAMADAAADAGACLRYGQRVTRLERSGDRVTAVVTDQERIPCDAVVLTPDLPISYRLLGRSPHRPLALRHSPSAVILHAGTDRTWPDLAHHTISFGAAWKSTFHELTRTGQLMSDPSLLITRPTATDPSLAPPGKHLHYVLAPCPNTEVGPGVREWRELGPRYRDELLAELERREMPGLGAAIEEEGLVTPVDWTAQGHAAGTPFSVAHTFPQTGPFRPRNLVRGTVNAVLAGCGTTPGVGVPTVLISGKLAAERITGPRITRTPRPAPRGSSA, encoded by the coding sequence GTGATCACGGTCAAGGGGCCGGTCGACCATGTGGTGGTGGTCGGTGCCGGTCTGGCAGGACTGGCCGCCGCACTGCACCTTCTGGGCGCGGGCCGCCGCGTGACGGTCGTCGAGCAGGAGGACGTGCCCGGGGGCCGGGCCGGGCTGCTGCGGTCGGGAGGCTTCCGTATCGACACCGGGCCGACCGTGCTGACGATGCCGGATCTGGTGGAGGAGGCCTTCGCCGCGGTCGGGGAGCGGATGGCCGACCGGCTGGAGCTGATCCCGCTGGCCCCCGCCTACCGGGCCCGGTTCGCCGACGGGTCCCAGCTCGACGTGCACACCGACGGTGCCGCGATGGAGGCCGCCGTCGAGGAGTTCGCGGGGGCCCGGCAGGCGGTCGGCTACCGGCGGCTGCGAAGCTGGCTGGAGCGCCTCTACCGGGTACAGATGCGCCGTTTCATCGACACCAACTTCGACTCACCGCTCCAGCTCGCCCATCCCGACCTGGCCCGCCTCGCGGCGCTCGGCGGCTTCGGCCGGCTCGACGCGCGGATCGGGCACTTCGTCTCGGACGAACGGCTGCGCAGGGTCTTCTCCTTCCAGGCGCTGTACGCGGGTGTGCCGCCGGCCCGGGCGCTGGCCGCGTACGCGGTGATCGCCTACATGGACACGGTGGCCGGTGTGTACTTCCCCCGGGGCGGCATGCACGCGTTGCCCCGGGCGATGGCGGACGCGGCCGCCGACGCGGGAGCCTGTCTCCGCTACGGACAGAGGGTGACCCGGCTGGAGCGCTCGGGCGACCGGGTCACCGCTGTCGTCACCGACCAGGAGCGCATTCCGTGCGACGCGGTCGTGCTGACCCCTGATCTCCCCATCAGCTACCGACTGCTCGGCCGCAGTCCGCATCGGCCGCTGGCTCTGCGACACTCGCCGTCCGCGGTGATCCTGCACGCGGGCACGGATCGCACCTGGCCGGACCTGGCGCACCACACCATCTCCTTCGGCGCGGCCTGGAAGAGCACCTTCCACGAGCTCACCCGCACCGGACAGCTGATGTCGGACCCCTCGCTCCTCATCACCCGGCCCACCGCGACCGACCCCTCTCTCGCACCGCCGGGCAAGCACCTCCACTACGTGCTGGCTCCCTGCCCGAACACCGAGGTCGGGCCCGGCGTCCGGGAATGGCGGGAGCTGGGACCCCGCTACCGGGACGAGCTGCTGGCCGAGCTGGAGCGCCGCGAGATGCCCGGTCTCGGCGCGGCGATCGAGGAGGAGGGGCTGGTCACACCGGTCGACTGGACCGCACAGGGGCATGCGGCGGGCACCCCCTTCTCCGTGGCCCACACCTTTCCCCAGACCGGCCCCTTCCGGCCGCGCAACCTGGTGCGGGGCACGGTCAACGCCGTCCTCGCCGGCTGCGGCACCACGCCCGGCGTCGGCGTGCCGACCGTCCTGATCTCCGGGAAGCTGGCTGCGGAGAGGATCACCGGCCCCCGCATCACCCGGACCCCGCGCCCTGCCCCGAGAGGTTCCAGCGCATGA
- a CDS encoding phytoene/squalene synthase family protein: MTDHELDAAGIHDPALRAAYTRCRVLNARHGKTYFLATRLLPVGRRPAVHALYGFARRADDIVDDLDTTATPGERARALLTLEAQLEAGLRGARAAEPVIRALADTAGRYGIDHRHFTDFLSSMRSDLTVGGYASYEELGRYMHGSAAVIGLQMLPVLGTVVAREEAAPHAAALGVAFQLTNFLRDVGEDLDRGRLYLPAELLAAHGVDRERFEWSRSTGLRDSRITDVVRAAAAHNRAVYRAALPGIAMLAPVSRPCIRTAFVLYSGILDAIEADGYAVLHRRAVVPRRRRAVVALDGLVRAVAVRTVRRSRADADAAVGSSEPSRPARTVAAPASVREEAV; this comes from the coding sequence ATGACCGACCACGAACTCGACGCAGCAGGCATCCACGACCCCGCGCTACGGGCCGCGTACACCCGCTGCCGCGTTCTGAACGCGCGTCACGGCAAGACCTACTTCCTCGCGACGCGGCTCCTTCCCGTCGGCCGGAGGCCGGCCGTCCACGCCCTGTACGGCTTCGCCCGCCGGGCCGACGACATCGTCGACGACCTCGACACCACAGCCACGCCGGGAGAACGTGCCCGCGCCCTGCTCACCCTGGAAGCCCAGCTGGAGGCGGGGTTGCGGGGGGCCCGGGCCGCCGAGCCGGTGATCCGTGCCCTGGCCGACACGGCGGGCCGGTACGGCATCGACCACCGGCACTTCACCGACTTCCTGTCCTCCATGCGCAGCGACCTGACGGTCGGCGGGTACGCCTCGTACGAGGAACTCGGCCGGTACATGCACGGTTCGGCAGCGGTGATCGGCCTTCAGATGCTGCCGGTGCTCGGGACGGTGGTGGCGCGCGAGGAAGCGGCACCGCACGCGGCCGCCCTCGGTGTCGCCTTCCAGCTGACCAACTTCCTGCGGGACGTGGGCGAGGACCTGGACCGGGGCCGGCTCTATCTGCCGGCCGAGCTGCTGGCCGCGCACGGGGTGGACCGGGAACGCTTCGAGTGGAGCCGGAGCACGGGGCTGCGGGACAGCCGGATCACCGATGTCGTGCGGGCCGCGGCGGCCCACAACCGAGCCGTCTACCGGGCCGCCCTGCCGGGCATCGCGATGCTCGCCCCGGTGTCGCGGCCCTGCATCCGTACGGCGTTCGTGCTGTACAGCGGCATCCTCGACGCGATCGAGGCGGACGGGTACGCGGTGCTGCACCGCCGGGCGGTCGTCCCGCGCCGACGACGGGCCGTCGTGGCGCTGGACGGGCTGGTGCGGGCGGTCGCCGTACGCACGGTGCGCCGGAGCCGGGCGGACGCGGACGCGGCGGTCGGGTCCTCCGAGCCGTCCCGGCCGGCGCGGACGGTCGCAGCCCCGGCCTCGGTACGGGAGGAGGCCGTATGA
- a CDS encoding DUF5914 domain-containing protein: protein MRPAARRPRSGRIPLRLRRAPVPWERQAPTWREARPSLITEALKRARSRPSGNWYVIGASRALPPGKALGVTVGTTEVVAWRDGEGKLRTGPGACPHLGAPLRDSPVRCGTLVCHWHGLALDGGPFAGWEPYPAFDDGVLLWVRLDRVGGESPSERPRVPSRPGARDAVEAVYSGVGRCEPEDVVANRLDPWHGAWFHPYSFVDLTVTGTPADGPADDDGFTVNVSFKLAGRLVVPVRARFTAPGPRTVVMHIVEGEGAGSVVETHATPLAPDEWGRPRTAVTEALVAASDRRGFAVARAAAPLLRPLMRATAGRLWRDDLAYAERRWELRDRGAFPG from the coding sequence ATGAGGCCGGCGGCACGACGCCCACGATCCGGTCGTATTCCGTTGCGGCTGCGGCGCGCGCCCGTCCCGTGGGAGCGTCAGGCACCCACGTGGCGCGAAGCGAGACCCTCGCTCATCACGGAGGCCCTGAAGCGTGCGCGGAGCAGGCCTTCCGGCAATTGGTACGTCATCGGAGCCTCTCGCGCCCTTCCTCCCGGAAAGGCCCTCGGGGTCACGGTCGGCACCACCGAAGTGGTGGCGTGGCGCGACGGCGAGGGAAAGCTGCGCACCGGCCCGGGCGCCTGCCCGCACCTGGGGGCGCCGCTGCGCGACAGCCCCGTACGCTGCGGCACGCTGGTCTGCCACTGGCACGGACTCGCGCTGGACGGCGGACCGTTCGCCGGATGGGAGCCCTACCCCGCCTTCGACGACGGGGTCCTTCTCTGGGTGCGGCTCGACCGCGTGGGGGGCGAGTCCCCTTCGGAACGTCCCCGCGTACCCTCACGGCCGGGGGCGCGGGACGCCGTGGAGGCGGTCTACTCCGGCGTAGGCCGCTGCGAGCCGGAGGACGTGGTGGCCAACCGCCTGGATCCGTGGCACGGCGCGTGGTTCCACCCGTACTCCTTCGTGGACCTGACGGTGACGGGTACGCCCGCCGACGGCCCGGCGGACGACGACGGGTTCACCGTCAACGTCTCCTTCAAGCTGGCCGGGCGACTGGTGGTTCCGGTCCGGGCCCGGTTCACGGCGCCCGGGCCCCGTACCGTCGTCATGCACATCGTCGAGGGCGAGGGCGCGGGGTCCGTCGTGGAGACCCATGCCACCCCCCTCGCTCCGGACGAGTGGGGCAGACCCCGCACCGCCGTGACGGAGGCACTGGTCGCGGCGTCGGACCGTCGTGGATTCGCCGTGGCCCGGGCGGCCGCTCCGTTGCTGCGCCCACTGATGCGCGCCACGGCCGGCCGGTTGTGGCGGGACGATCTGGCGTACGCGGAGAGGCGCTGGGAACTCCGCGACAGGGGGGCGTTCCCGGGCTGA
- a CDS encoding FAD-dependent oxidoreductase, translating to MFPQAGGRGHRRGRDRQAAVVPAPAGRARFTGHAPVVAVVGGGIAGIAAATLLAERGVRVTLYEREPALGGRLSGWPTELADGTTVTMSRGFHAFFRQYYNLRGLLRRVDPDLGSLTRLPDYPLWHSSGLRDSFARVPRTPPFSAMGFVALSPTFGLRDLIRMNPRAAVGLLDVRVPEVYEQLDGVSATAFLHRIRFPEAAHHLAFEVFSRSFFADPRELSAAELALMFHIYFLGSSEGLLFDVPGEPFPTALWEPLHCYLEVHGVDVRTRTPLRQVRPLPDGGLDLTTDDRTTRYDALVLALDSGGLRRLVAASPELGDTDWRARIARLRTAPPFLVSRLWLDRPVAHDRPGFLGTSGYGPLDNVSVLDRWEGEAARWARRTRGSVVELHAYAVAPDADRRAVQDEALRQLHRIYPETRSARLLDERHEWRADCPMFPVGGYRDRPGVRSPDPTVTVAGDMVRTGLPVALMERAATSGFLAANALLERWGVRGQTLWTVPRAGRSALLRRLAAPAD from the coding sequence ATGTTTCCGCAGGCCGGAGGCAGGGGACACCGGCGCGGCCGGGACCGGCAGGCGGCAGTCGTGCCGGCACCGGCCGGCCGCGCCCGGTTCACCGGGCACGCTCCCGTGGTGGCGGTCGTCGGCGGCGGCATCGCAGGGATCGCGGCGGCCACCCTCCTGGCGGAACGCGGCGTACGCGTCACCCTCTACGAGCGCGAACCAGCCCTGGGCGGGAGGTTGTCGGGGTGGCCGACCGAGCTCGCCGACGGCACCACGGTGACGATGAGCCGCGGGTTCCACGCGTTCTTCCGGCAGTACTACAACCTGCGCGGGCTTCTGCGCCGGGTCGACCCGGACCTCGGTTCCCTGACCCGGCTGCCCGACTACCCGCTATGGCACAGCTCCGGCCTGCGGGACAGCTTCGCCCGGGTGCCGCGCACGCCTCCGTTCAGCGCGATGGGCTTCGTGGCTCTCAGCCCCACCTTCGGTCTGCGCGACCTGATCAGGATGAACCCGAGGGCGGCTGTCGGGCTGCTGGACGTGCGGGTGCCCGAGGTCTACGAACAGCTCGACGGGGTCAGCGCCACCGCGTTCCTCCACCGCATCCGCTTCCCGGAAGCCGCCCACCATCTGGCGTTCGAGGTCTTCTCCCGCAGCTTCTTCGCCGACCCGCGTGAACTGTCGGCGGCCGAACTGGCCCTGATGTTCCACATCTACTTCCTCGGCTCCAGCGAGGGCCTGCTCTTCGACGTGCCCGGCGAACCGTTCCCCACCGCCCTGTGGGAACCGCTGCACTGTTACCTGGAGGTCCATGGCGTCGACGTACGGACACGGACGCCTCTCCGGCAGGTGCGCCCCCTGCCCGACGGCGGGCTGGACCTCACGACGGACGACCGCACCACCCGGTACGACGCCCTCGTCCTCGCCCTGGACAGCGGCGGTCTGCGCCGCCTCGTCGCCGCGTCCCCCGAGTTGGGCGACACCGACTGGCGCGCACGGATCGCACGGTTGCGCACCGCCCCGCCGTTCCTGGTCTCACGGCTCTGGCTCGACCGGCCCGTGGCGCACGACCGGCCCGGGTTCCTGGGCACCAGCGGCTACGGTCCGCTGGACAACGTGAGCGTCCTCGACCGCTGGGAGGGAGAGGCCGCCCGGTGGGCCCGGCGCACGAGGGGCTCGGTCGTCGAGCTGCACGCGTACGCCGTAGCACCGGACGCCGACCGTCGCGCCGTACAGGACGAGGCGCTGAGACAACTGCACCGGATCTACCCGGAGACCCGGAGCGCCCGCCTCCTGGACGAGCGCCACGAATGGCGGGCGGACTGCCCCATGTTCCCCGTGGGCGGCTACCGGGACCGGCCCGGCGTGCGCAGCCCCGACCCGACAGTCACCGTGGCCGGGGACATGGTCCGCACCGGGCTGCCCGTGGCCCTGATGGAACGCGCGGCCACCAGCGGATTCCTCGCCGCGAACGCCCTGCTGGAACGCTGGGGCGTACGGGGGCAGACGCTCTGGACCGTCCCGCGCGCGGGACGGTCGGCCCTCCTGCGCCGGCTCGCGGCGCCGGCCGACTGA
- a CDS encoding class I SAM-dependent methyltransferase, which yields MTLLYGDALSEAFDHGSTAYDRLVSASPGYHAHLRRSARRLGLPEEGSGLRVLDLGCGTGASTAALLAAAPRARITGVDASAGMLERAEAKSWPRGVDFAHLPVEELAGRLEAGSFDAVFAGYLFRNLTDPDEALDTVRGLLVPGGRLAVHEYTLDGSPLHRAVWNAVCSLIIQPAGRLTGDADLYRHLRNSVARFDTAPAFAQRLRRAGFADVRVLPLPGWQTGITHTFVGRTAVVPGVRA from the coding sequence ATGACCCTGTTGTACGGTGACGCGCTGTCGGAGGCCTTCGACCACGGCTCCACCGCCTACGACCGCCTCGTCTCGGCCAGCCCCGGCTACCACGCGCACCTGCGCCGCTCCGCACGCCGACTGGGCCTGCCGGAGGAGGGAAGCGGGCTGCGCGTGCTCGACCTGGGATGCGGAACAGGCGCTTCCACGGCCGCGCTCCTCGCCGCCGCCCCGCGCGCCCGGATCACCGGAGTCGACGCGTCCGCAGGCATGCTGGAGCGCGCGGAGGCCAAGAGCTGGCCGCGGGGCGTCGACTTCGCGCATCTCCCGGTCGAGGAGCTGGCCGGCCGGCTGGAAGCCGGCTCCTTCGACGCGGTGTTCGCCGGTTATCTCTTCCGCAACCTCACCGACCCCGACGAGGCCCTCGACACGGTGCGCGGTCTGCTCGTACCGGGCGGCCGCCTCGCCGTCCACGAATACACGCTCGACGGGTCCCCCCTCCACCGTGCGGTCTGGAACGCGGTCTGCTCGCTGATCATCCAGCCCGCCGGCCGGCTCACCGGGGACGCCGACCTGTACCGACACCTCCGGAACAGTGTCGCCCGGTTCGACACGGCTCCCGCGTTCGCCCAGCGGTTGCGCCGGGCCGGCTTCGCCGACGTACGCGTCCTCCCGCTGCCCGGCTGGCAGACCGGGATCACCCACACCTTCGTCGGTCGCACCGCGGTCGTCCCGGGGGTACGGGCGTGA
- a CDS encoding lycopene cyclase family protein has protein sequence MPADFDVVIVGAGAAGMSLAYHLCAPGSDVPLSVALVDAPPGPLRSPPRTWCFWEPPGGAYDSGLAASWPRLRVRSADGASAVARLPRLRYKMLCSDAFEALVEQRLSRAPDLCRMEATASAVRDVPSGVGGEVLTRAACGERVLVRGRLVFDSRPPHRLPPARTTLLQHFTGWFVRTERPVFDPGTADLMDFRTPQPARGLSFGYVLPLDPHTALVEYTEFSPAPLDTDGYRRALRHYTQDVLRLGPLHVTAQEHGVIPMTDGRFPQRPGRSVYRIGTAGGATRPSTGYTFAAVQRQSRAVADQLRSGHPLRVPDPYGRRARMMDAVLLRALDSGRVDGADFFSRLFRHVPGERLLSFMDGGSRLHEDLLIGLRTPMVPMLRTVFELPFRTRRERSAAPSPPAPTGHEESAP, from the coding sequence GTGCCCGCCGACTTCGACGTCGTCATCGTGGGCGCGGGCGCGGCAGGGATGAGCCTGGCGTACCACCTCTGCGCCCCGGGCAGCGACGTACCTCTGTCGGTCGCCCTCGTCGACGCCCCGCCGGGGCCTCTGAGATCGCCCCCGCGGACCTGGTGTTTCTGGGAGCCGCCGGGCGGTGCCTACGATTCGGGCCTGGCCGCTTCCTGGCCGCGGCTGCGGGTCCGGTCGGCCGACGGCGCCTCCGCCGTGGCCCGGCTCCCGCGGCTGCGCTACAAGATGCTGTGCTCGGACGCCTTCGAGGCACTGGTCGAGCAACGGCTGTCCCGTGCACCGGACCTCTGCCGGATGGAGGCGACGGCGAGTGCCGTACGCGATGTCCCGTCCGGCGTCGGCGGCGAGGTTCTGACCCGGGCAGCGTGCGGTGAGCGGGTGCTGGTGCGCGGCCGTCTCGTCTTCGACTCCCGGCCGCCCCACCGCCTGCCTCCCGCGCGCACGACGCTGCTCCAGCACTTCACCGGCTGGTTCGTCCGCACCGAGCGGCCCGTGTTCGATCCGGGCACCGCGGACCTGATGGACTTCCGCACGCCGCAGCCCGCCCGTGGGCTCTCGTTCGGTTATGTCCTGCCGCTGGACCCGCACACCGCGCTGGTCGAGTACACCGAGTTCTCACCTGCCCCGCTGGACACCGACGGCTACCGGCGAGCCCTGCGCCACTACACCCAGGACGTGCTGAGGCTCGGGCCGCTTCACGTCACGGCACAGGAGCACGGCGTCATCCCCATGACGGACGGCCGGTTCCCGCAGAGGCCGGGGCGTTCGGTGTATCGCATCGGCACCGCCGGAGGCGCGACCCGTCCGTCGACCGGCTACACCTTCGCCGCCGTGCAGCGACAGAGCCGGGCCGTCGCCGATCAGTTGCGCTCCGGACACCCCCTGCGCGTGCCCGACCCCTACGGGCGGCGGGCACGCATGATGGACGCCGTGCTGCTGCGGGCCCTGGACAGCGGCAGGGTGGACGGCGCGGACTTCTTCAGCCGCCTCTTCCGCCACGTTCCCGGCGAGCGGCTGCTGAGCTTCATGGACGGCGGCTCGCGGCTGCACGAGGACCTGCTCATCGGCCTGCGGACACCGATGGTCCCCATGCTGCGGACCGTCTTCGAACTTCCCTTCAGAACCCGGCGTGAACGCTCAGCGGCTCCGTCTCCCCCCGCACCGACCGGCCACGAGGAGAGTGCCCCATGA